One segment of Rhodopirellula baltica SH 1 DNA contains the following:
- a CDS encoding DUF1559 domain-containing protein: MNQTTSHRYKRSTTDPRVGFTVLELLVVVAIIGVLIALLMPAIGSAREAARRLQCTNHLREIGLAMQNHHSTENKLPVGWSFSPGNTSAYGWVVPLLPYIEQGALAEQIDRKRPLNDPRHQLARSTSLDWMLCPSDITEPFFTLYQDDEEHDEGESFSPIERSVALMQLPTANYVGIFGTIEADDCTPAPVGDGAFLENHATRFRDFQRGTSHTIIVGERTMAQVPSTWIGVNLAGEDAAARLVGSALEGINNPLADECDHSSRHPGGANFLWGDGHVTFVTENVDLHEYHRWAKLRE; the protein is encoded by the coding sequence ATGAATCAAACGACCTCACACCGCTACAAACGATCCACGACTGACCCTCGAGTTGGCTTCACGGTCCTCGAGTTACTTGTCGTCGTGGCGATCATTGGTGTCTTGATCGCTTTACTAATGCCCGCCATCGGCTCCGCTCGAGAGGCGGCTCGACGATTGCAATGCACCAATCATCTGCGTGAGATCGGGCTGGCGATGCAGAACCATCATTCCACCGAGAACAAGCTGCCCGTTGGTTGGAGTTTTTCGCCCGGCAACACATCTGCTTACGGTTGGGTCGTGCCACTGTTGCCGTATATCGAACAAGGTGCATTGGCGGAACAGATTGACAGAAAGCGACCGCTGAACGATCCGCGACATCAACTCGCCCGATCGACATCGTTGGACTGGATGCTCTGTCCGTCCGATATCACCGAACCGTTCTTCACGCTCTACCAAGACGACGAAGAGCACGACGAAGGGGAATCATTCAGCCCCATCGAAAGATCGGTTGCGTTGATGCAATTGCCAACCGCCAACTACGTCGGAATCTTTGGAACCATCGAAGCGGACGATTGCACTCCCGCACCTGTGGGTGACGGAGCCTTCCTGGAAAATCACGCGACGCGTTTCCGCGATTTCCAGCGTGGAACCTCTCACACAATCATCGTTGGTGAGCGAACGATGGCCCAGGTTCCATCCACATGGATCGGCGTCAACTTGGCGGGCGAGGACGCAGCGGCCCGTTTGGTCGGCTCTGCACTGGAAGGCATCAACAATCCCTTGGCCGACGAGTGTGATCACTCCAGCCGTCATCCGGGCGGAGCGAACTTCTTGTGGGGTGATGGTCATGTAACCTTCGTCACCGAAAACGTTGACCTGCACGAGTATCACCGCTGGGCCAAACTTCGAGAGTAG
- a CDS encoding glycosyltransferase — protein MHAIETSHASTADTARMIAKTRRTPSITLILPAYNEAEVIADAIMEADSALSSITHRYEIIVVDDGSSDATAEIVREFAKFIHSLRLIQHPRNQGYGAAIRSGFSAAQCDLVAFTDADCQFDLTELDRFVLLSERYDVVCGYRIDRKDSSLRCLYSKVYNLLVRAMLSPGVRDVDCALKMFDVNVAKKLRITGDGFLVNSEMLTQANRLGHSVVEVGVSHRPRTLGQSTVSIKHIPNVLTSLVRYWWNEVQFPTQTLMDRRNSETRSSGCFGLNPSWLQIGLIFIAAVFMFANLEYPLIDRDETRYAEIPREMIATGNWVLPQLNFETYYDKPPLLYWLCAISFQLFGISEASARFVPALAAICTLASTMFFGSRLFGRTVGLYAGVVLMLSVGFAFTSRYLLLDGVLALFVSLSLFTSLEAIRNPTATVGKGSLHLGWWILSGVCIGLTFLTKGPIAIVLWLPPVLAMTWVSEAHARPRWWHYGVLGGVASMIAAPWFLMVHLEDPAFLNEFFYRHNIARFAGEFHPKPIWYFLPVLLIAGHPWSFLTIPYAKFLLSRDERSRRQRPPAVGYLLLWSGWCFTFFSLSSCKLPTYLLPAAPALALLVGHYLHTVLADASHPEQHFFARFWSARSATATTCFAGVAFVIYVMIYTDDATVVLFAWAMLWAALLISSLVLMADRHQVRIAWGTSSVVAFLFAVMVMHQMIPAYSRSQTLFGASSPVAKQLGVDESTPIATIEHEFSEVPFYLNRANIAHFARLRDQGIKRFLLRNSNCILIVDSHIAIESLRDQLPAKSKIVPLLQRGPATLYRVSTVPNVDQLAQRETRSR, from the coding sequence ATGCACGCTATCGAAACCAGTCATGCGTCAACCGCTGACACAGCCAGGATGATCGCGAAGACTCGCCGGACGCCGTCCATCACCCTGATACTGCCGGCTTACAACGAAGCGGAAGTGATCGCCGACGCAATCATGGAAGCTGATTCGGCGCTTTCGTCAATCACGCATCGATACGAAATCATCGTTGTCGATGACGGAAGTTCTGACGCGACAGCCGAGATTGTTCGCGAGTTCGCAAAGTTCATTCACTCGTTGCGATTGATCCAGCACCCACGCAACCAAGGTTACGGGGCGGCGATTCGCTCCGGTTTCTCCGCGGCACAGTGTGACTTGGTTGCCTTCACCGATGCGGACTGTCAATTCGATCTGACCGAATTGGATCGTTTCGTCTTGCTATCGGAACGCTACGACGTCGTTTGTGGCTATCGCATCGACCGGAAAGATTCGTCGCTAAGGTGCCTTTACTCGAAAGTCTACAACCTGCTCGTTCGAGCGATGCTCAGCCCCGGGGTTCGTGACGTCGATTGCGCTCTCAAGATGTTTGATGTCAACGTCGCCAAGAAGTTGCGGATCACCGGGGACGGCTTCCTTGTCAATTCAGAAATGCTGACCCAGGCAAATCGCCTTGGTCACAGCGTCGTCGAGGTTGGCGTCTCGCACCGACCACGCACGCTTGGCCAAAGCACGGTCTCGATCAAGCACATTCCAAATGTACTCACGTCGCTGGTGCGTTACTGGTGGAACGAAGTCCAGTTCCCGACCCAAACCCTCATGGATCGCCGGAATTCAGAAACAAGATCCTCAGGCTGTTTTGGCCTGAACCCGAGCTGGTTGCAAATTGGACTGATCTTCATTGCGGCAGTGTTCATGTTTGCCAACCTCGAGTACCCGCTCATTGATCGCGACGAAACAAGGTACGCGGAGATCCCTCGGGAAATGATCGCAACCGGCAACTGGGTTTTGCCGCAACTCAATTTCGAGACCTACTACGACAAACCACCCCTGCTGTACTGGCTGTGCGCGATCAGCTTCCAGTTGTTCGGAATCAGTGAAGCATCCGCCCGCTTCGTTCCCGCTCTCGCGGCGATCTGCACTTTGGCCTCCACCATGTTCTTTGGATCGCGGCTCTTCGGACGAACGGTCGGACTATACGCTGGCGTCGTGCTGATGCTTTCGGTCGGTTTCGCATTCACCAGCCGCTACCTTTTGCTCGACGGCGTGTTGGCACTCTTTGTTTCGCTTTCGCTGTTCACCTCGCTGGAGGCGATTCGAAATCCGACTGCGACTGTTGGCAAGGGTTCATTGCACCTCGGGTGGTGGATCCTTTCAGGCGTTTGCATTGGCTTGACATTCTTGACCAAAGGACCGATCGCGATCGTGCTTTGGCTTCCACCCGTGCTGGCAATGACTTGGGTATCCGAAGCTCACGCACGCCCAAGGTGGTGGCACTACGGAGTTCTCGGTGGCGTCGCGTCCATGATCGCTGCACCTTGGTTTCTGATGGTGCACCTCGAAGACCCCGCATTTTTGAACGAGTTCTTCTACCGACACAACATCGCAAGGTTCGCCGGCGAGTTCCATCCCAAGCCCATTTGGTATTTCCTGCCTGTCCTGCTCATCGCCGGTCACCCATGGTCCTTTCTAACAATCCCCTATGCCAAGTTCTTGCTGAGCCGCGACGAAAGGTCTCGCCGCCAACGACCTCCTGCCGTCGGGTATCTGCTGCTGTGGAGTGGTTGGTGCTTCACGTTTTTTTCTCTGTCGAGTTGCAAATTGCCCACCTATCTTTTGCCCGCCGCTCCGGCACTGGCGTTGCTGGTCGGCCATTACCTTCACACCGTACTCGCCGATGCAAGTCATCCTGAACAGCACTTCTTTGCTCGATTCTGGTCCGCACGTTCGGCAACGGCGACCACTTGTTTTGCAGGCGTCGCATTTGTGATCTACGTGATGATCTACACCGACGACGCCACCGTCGTGCTGTTCGCTTGGGCGATGCTGTGGGCCGCTCTGTTGATTTCGTCCTTGGTGCTGATGGCGGATCGACATCAGGTCCGAATCGCTTGGGGAACTTCCTCCGTGGTCGCTTTCCTGTTTGCGGTCATGGTCATGCACCAGATGATTCCCGCGTACAGCCGATCCCAAACACTCTTCGGAGCATCCTCTCCAGTGGCGAAGCAACTCGGGGTCGACGAATCCACACCGATCGCAACCATCGAGCACGAATTCTCCGAAGTGCCCTTTTATCTCAACCGAGCGAACATCGCTCACTTCGCCCGCCTGAGAGACCAAGGCATCAAACGCTTCCTGCTTCGAAACTCGAACTGCATTTTGATTGTTGATTCGCACATCGCCATTGAATCGCTGCGAGATCAACTGCCCGCCAAAAGCAAAATCGTCCCGCTGCTTCAACGTGGCCCAGCAACGCTCTACCGAGTCAGCACCGTCCCGAACGTGGACCAACTCGCTCAACGAGAAACGCGTTCGAGATGA
- a CDS encoding BlaI/MecI/CopY family transcriptional regulator, which produces MPRSKKRVELTKCEAEVMDVVWDKGSVTVNDVVDTIDRELAYTTVLTTMKILEDKKIVRRGKKIGRAFTYTPKVSREQVQEGMVKSLADQLFGGSIRSLVLNLLESDAVSPDDIEAVKKAAAKLGDS; this is translated from the coding sequence ATGCCACGATCGAAAAAGCGAGTTGAGCTGACCAAGTGTGAAGCTGAAGTGATGGACGTTGTCTGGGACAAAGGCAGCGTTACCGTCAACGATGTCGTCGACACCATCGATCGCGAACTCGCCTACACAACGGTGCTGACGACGATGAAGATCTTGGAAGATAAAAAAATCGTCCGCCGAGGAAAGAAAATCGGCCGCGCGTTCACCTACACCCCAAAAGTTTCGCGAGAGCAAGTCCAAGAAGGCATGGTGAAATCGCTCGCCGACCAGTTGTTTGGTGGGTCCATCCGTTCGCTTGTCTTGAATCTACTTGAATCCGACGCCGTCTCGCCGGATGACATCGAAGCGGTCAAAAAAGCCGCCGCGAAACTCGGGGATTCGTGA
- a CDS encoding M56 family metallopeptidase, with protein sequence MDLRFAFEVGSTLCVQITIVIALTAALQRWVVDARWGCRLWTTCFLCIIGLVAAALLLPHRRLFHFPFTPSREAMLEIVVWQTRIAMGLLLVWTAGVAWSLAQRCWLCVRLLHFLNFECDRIDAAELLKATEVSSDEDRELSIFVSDKIQGPFCWQLHRPVVVLPSFMVSEHQTGDATLRHVLLHELEHLRTQHPMQHFLQGICSTIFWFHPMVRAAAYHAELTREFLCDETAATTIGKFSVYLRTLAKVAEQCRRVSCDGAPMGTLAFGNNDSTLIRRSKRLVMLAESKPREAHWRPVLSLCIILLCTTLVQQLWLPTNVMASQRSDWSPWPRWTAKALHQFNLQVRDFESFEDRVQMHELLTEED encoded by the coding sequence ATGGATCTTCGATTTGCATTTGAAGTCGGAAGCACGTTGTGCGTCCAAATCACGATTGTCATTGCGTTGACTGCCGCATTGCAACGCTGGGTCGTGGACGCACGCTGGGGATGCCGACTCTGGACAACTTGCTTCCTTTGCATCATCGGATTGGTCGCCGCAGCACTGCTGCTTCCCCATCGCCGATTGTTTCACTTCCCCTTCACACCCTCGCGTGAAGCGATGCTTGAAATCGTAGTTTGGCAAACCCGAATCGCGATGGGGTTGTTGTTGGTGTGGACGGCGGGCGTCGCCTGGTCCCTCGCGCAGCGGTGCTGGCTATGCGTCCGCTTGCTGCATTTTCTAAATTTCGAATGCGATCGGATCGATGCAGCGGAACTACTCAAAGCAACTGAGGTCTCATCAGACGAGGATCGCGAACTGTCCATTTTTGTCTCTGACAAGATCCAAGGACCATTCTGCTGGCAATTGCACCGCCCCGTCGTTGTGCTGCCATCGTTCATGGTCAGCGAACATCAAACGGGAGACGCAACCCTTCGCCACGTTCTGCTTCACGAACTCGAACACCTCCGTACTCAGCACCCGATGCAGCATTTCCTGCAAGGCATTTGCTCGACGATCTTTTGGTTTCATCCAATGGTTCGGGCTGCGGCATACCATGCTGAATTGACACGCGAATTCCTGTGCGACGAAACTGCGGCCACCACGATCGGAAAGTTCAGTGTCTATCTGAGAACCCTGGCCAAAGTCGCCGAACAATGCCGCCGAGTCTCCTGCGATGGTGCTCCAATGGGAACACTCGCCTTTGGAAACAATGACAGCACTTTGATTCGCCGCAGCAAACGACTGGTGATGCTTGCGGAGAGCAAACCGCGTGAAGCTCATTGGCGGCCTGTCCTTTCACTCTGCATCATCTTGCTCTGCACGACGCTCGTGCAACAACTTTGGTTGCCAACCAACGTGATGGCGTCGCAACGAAGCGATTGGTCCCCGTGGCCAAGATGGACCGCGAAAGCATTGCATCAATTCAATCTGCAGGTCCGAGACTTCGAGTCATTCGAAGATCGCGTGCAGATGCACGAACTGCTGACGGAAGAAGACTGA
- a CDS encoding SOUL family heme-binding protein, giving the protein MSRRKIMTVATIAALVTGGVFLLSRTTRAGYESAEYKVVESDGEFEIREYPDLMLVATKTKIDAQGRDGSFMKLFRYISGANEAEQKISMTTPVFMENDKADSEVQMGFVMPKEVAVEGVPSPTGPDVDVRKRAGGRFAVIRFAGKLDKKLAKESEAKLRAWMETKGLTAAVSEDTESSQTSGVEAASYDPPFTPAPLRRNEVLIRLK; this is encoded by the coding sequence ATGTCCCGTCGAAAAATCATGACTGTCGCGACCATTGCCGCTTTGGTCACCGGCGGAGTCTTCTTGCTGAGCCGAACCACACGAGCGGGTTACGAATCCGCGGAATACAAAGTGGTCGAATCCGACGGTGAGTTCGAAATTCGCGAGTATCCGGATCTGATGCTGGTCGCCACGAAGACCAAAATCGATGCTCAAGGCCGCGACGGTAGCTTCATGAAGCTGTTTCGTTACATCTCAGGAGCCAACGAAGCTGAGCAAAAGATCTCGATGACGACTCCCGTCTTCATGGAAAACGACAAGGCTGATTCGGAAGTCCAGATGGGGTTTGTGATGCCCAAAGAAGTCGCGGTGGAAGGCGTTCCCTCGCCGACCGGCCCCGATGTCGATGTCCGCAAACGAGCCGGTGGACGCTTCGCCGTGATTCGGTTCGCTGGCAAGTTGGACAAAAAGCTCGCGAAGGAATCCGAAGCCAAACTACGAGCCTGGATGGAAACCAAAGGCCTGACCGCCGCAGTCAGCGAAGACACCGAGTCAAGCCAAACCAGCGGAGTCGAAGCGGCATCCTACGATCCCCCCTTCACCCCCGCCCCCCTGCGTCGCAACGAAGTTCTGATTCGGTTGAAGTGA
- a CDS encoding AAA family ATPase has translation MVLSKETVTPLSRVIHEYRHQEKLRSHGLSARRKLLLVGPPGCGKTMTASAIAGELHLPLFSVQLHGLITKFMGETSAKLHLLFEAMHCTRGVYFFDEFDAIGGHRGASNDVGEARRILNSYLQFLEQDDSDSLILAATNFAGMLDDALFRRFDDVVRYSRPSQQEAESLIRNRLHAFLPSRVGWNKIQSAAEGLSHAEIARACDDAAKQCVIDDRTKVTTSQLAAVLNERQLARSPNE, from the coding sequence ATGGTGCTGTCGAAGGAAACTGTTACCCCGCTCTCACGTGTCATCCATGAGTACCGCCATCAAGAAAAATTGCGCAGCCATGGGTTATCGGCTCGTAGAAAGTTGCTATTGGTCGGTCCACCGGGGTGTGGGAAAACGATGACCGCATCCGCCATTGCTGGCGAATTGCATCTGCCCTTGTTTTCAGTACAGCTTCACGGGCTGATCACGAAGTTCATGGGGGAAACCTCTGCTAAGTTGCATTTACTCTTCGAAGCGATGCATTGCACACGCGGTGTCTATTTTTTCGATGAATTCGATGCCATTGGAGGTCATCGCGGCGCATCAAACGATGTTGGCGAAGCTCGCCGCATTCTCAACTCCTATTTGCAGTTTTTAGAACAAGACGATTCAGATAGCTTGATTCTGGCGGCAACCAACTTTGCGGGCATGTTAGACGATGCGTTATTTCGCCGTTTCGATGACGTGGTCCGTTACTCGCGGCCATCACAGCAAGAAGCAGAGTCTTTGATCCGCAATCGCCTTCACGCGTTCCTCCCCTCTCGTGTGGGTTGGAACAAGATACAATCTGCGGCAGAGGGGCTTAGTCACGCCGAGATCGCTCGGGCCTGCGACGACGCCGCGAAGCAATGTGTGATCGACGATCGAACGAAAGTGACGACCAGTCAGTTAGCGGCGGTTCTGAACGAACGTCAGTTAGCTCGATCGCCGAATGAATAA
- a CDS encoding EamA family transporter — protein sequence MQVITTSWQFWAFMSALAAALTAIFAKLGVKGIPPDVATFVRTIVILCFVAMMLLASGQIGEVKTLSKRAVGFLILSGLATGCSWICYFRALDIGQAAQVASIDKLSVVLVAVIAALFLSERLSFVGCLGVGLITVGAILMASGK from the coding sequence ATGCAGGTCATCACAACCAGTTGGCAGTTTTGGGCATTCATGTCAGCCTTGGCGGCAGCACTCACCGCCATCTTTGCCAAACTTGGCGTGAAGGGCATTCCACCTGACGTCGCGACCTTTGTGCGAACAATCGTGATCTTGTGTTTCGTTGCCATGATGTTGCTCGCAAGCGGCCAGATCGGCGAAGTGAAAACACTTTCTAAGCGTGCAGTCGGTTTCCTCATTTTGTCTGGGTTGGCGACCGGTTGCAGTTGGATTTGCTACTTCCGAGCGTTGGACATTGGCCAAGCCGCACAGGTCGCCTCCATCGACAAACTAAGTGTGGTCCTGGTCGCTGTGATCGCGGCATTGTTCCTCAGCGAACGCCTTTCATTTGTTGGCTGCTTGGGAGTGGGATTGATCACCGTGGGGGCCATCCTGATGGCAAGCGGCAAGTAA